One part of the Arabidopsis thaliana chromosome 1 sequence genome encodes these proteins:
- a CDS encoding Peptidase M1 family protein (Peptidase M1 family protein; FUNCTIONS IN: metallopeptidase activity, zinc ion binding; INVOLVED IN: response to cadmium ion, proteolysis; LOCATED IN: in 6 components; EXPRESSED IN: 26 plant structures; EXPRESSED DURING: 15 growth stages; CONTAINS InterPro DOMAIN/s: Peptidase M1, membrane alanine aminopeptidase (InterPro:IPR001930), Peptidase M1, membrane alanine aminopeptidase, N-terminal (InterPro:IPR014782), Peptidase M1, alanyl aminopeptidase (InterPro:IPR012779); BEST Arabidopsis thaliana protein match is: aminopeptidase M1 (TAIR:AT4G33090.1); Has 7682 Blast hits to 7653 proteins in 1759 species: Archae - 112; Bacteria - 3674; Metazoa - 1678; Fungi - 451; Plants - 221; Viruses - 0; Other Eukaryotes - 1546 (source: NCBI BLink).), which produces MARLIIPCRSSSLARVNLLGLLSRAPVPVRSSCLRSSANRLTQHRPFLTSEAICLRKNRFLPHSVDTHKQNSRRLICSVATESVPDKAEDSKMDAPKEIFLKNYTKPDYYFETVDLSFSLGEEKTIVSSKIKVSPRVKGSSAALVLDGHDLKLLSVKVEGKLLKEGDYQLDSRHLTLPSLPAEESFVLEIDTEIYPHKNTSLEGLYKSSGNFCTQCEAEGFRKITFYQDRPDIMAKYTCRVEGDKTLYPVLLSNGNLISQGDIEGGRHYALWEDPFKKPCYLFALVAGQLVSRDDTFTTRSGRQVSLKIWTPAEDLPKTAHAMYSLKAAMKWDEDVFGLEYDLDLFNIVAVPDFNMGAMENKSLNIFNSKLVLASPETATDADYAAILGVIGHEYFHNWTGNRVTCRDWFQLSLKEGLTVFRDQEFSSDMGSRTVKRIADVSKLRIYQFPQDAGPMAHPVRPHSYIKVYEKVWLFTNSVLLYAGAEVVRMYKTLLGTQGFRKGIDLYFERHDEQAVTCEDFFAAMRDANNADFANFLQWYSQAGTPVVKVVSSYNADARTFSLKFSQEIPPTPGQPTKEPTFIPVVVGLLDSSGKDITLSSVHHDGTVQTISGSSTILRVTKKEEEFVFSDIPERPVPSLFRGFSAPVRVETDLSNDDLFFLLAHDSDEFNRWEAGQVLARKLMLNLVSDFQQNKPLALNPKFVQGLGSVLSDSSLDKEFIAKAITLPGEGEIMDMMAVADPDAVHAVRKFVRKQLASELKEELLKIVENNRSTEAYVFDHSNMARRALKNTALAYLASLEDPAYMELALNEYKMATNLTDQFAALAALSQNPGKTRDDILADFYNKWQDDYLVVNKWFLLQSTSDIPGNVENVKKLLDHPAFDLRNPNKASLFAYWRVLRFPSEFPCQGWIRLQVLG; this is translated from the exons ATGGCTCGGTTGATAATTCCTTGTCGAAGTTCGTCTCTGGCGAGAGTCAATCTTCTGGGTTTGCTCTCTCGTGCTCCT GTTCCTGTTAGAAGCAGTTGTCTTCGTAGTTCGGCAAACAGACTTACTCAACACAGACCGTTTCTTACTTCCGag GCCATTTGTTTGAGGAAGAATCGGTTTCTACCCCATTCTGTTGAT ACACATAAGCAAAACAGCAGGAGGCTCATTTGTTCTGTTGCCACAGAATCAGTTCCGGATAAAGCTGAAGATTCCAAAATGGATGCACCTAAAGAAATATTTCTCAAGAACTACACAAAGCCTGATTACTACTTTGAAACT gtGGATCTGAGCTTCTCTCTAggtgaagagaaaacaattgttaGCTCTAAAATCAAGGTTTCTCCTCGAGTTAAAG GATCTTCTGCTGCATTGGTCTTGGATGGACATGACTTGAAGCTACTTTCTGTCAAGGTTGAGGGGAAGCTTCTTAAG GAAGGGGATTACCAGTTGGACTCTCGCCATCTAACTCTTCCTTCGCTTCCAGCTGAGGAGTCCTTTGTTTTGGAGATTGATACTGAGATATACCCCCACAAGAATACTTCACTTGAG GGGCTTTACAAGTCTTCTGGGAATTTCTGCACACAGTGTGAAGCAGAAGGTTTCCGCAAAATTACATTTTACCAG GATCGTCCTGATATAATGGCTAAGTACACGTGTCGTGTGGAAGGTGACAAGACACTTTATCCTGTGTTATTGTCCAATGGAAACCTCATTTCTCAAGGAGATATAGAG GGTGGTCGACACTATGCCTTATGGGAGGATCCATTCAAGAAACCGTGCTATCTATTTGCTTTGGTGGCTGGACAGCTAGTGAGCAGAGATGATACATTTACCACACGCTCTGGTAGGCAGGTTTCCCTGAAAATCTGGACTCCTGCAGAAGATCTACCAAAGACTGCCCATGCCATGTATTCCCTAAAAGCGGCCATGAAGTGGGATGAGGAT GTGTTCGGGCTTGAGTATGACCTGGATCTCTTCAACATTGTTGCTGTTCCAGATTTTAACAT GGGAGCCATGGAAAACAAGAGTTTGAAT ATTTTTAATTCCAAGCTTGTCCTAGCATCTCCAGAAACAGCAACAGATGCAGATTACGCTGCAATTTTGGGTGTTATTGGTCATGAG TACTTTCACAATTGGACAGGGAACAG GGTGACATGCCGTGACTGGTTCCAACTCAGTCTAAAGGAAGGACTTACTGTCTTCCGTGACCAGGAATTTTCATCTGACATGGGAAGCCGAACTGTAAAGCGAATTGCTGATGTTTCAAAGCTTCGGATCTATCAATTTCCGCAG GATGCTGGTCCTATGGCACATCCTGTTCGCCCACATTCATACATCAAG GTTTATGAAAAGGTTTGGCTCTTTACCAATAGTGTTTTGTTATATGCA GGAGCTGAGGTCGTCAGGATGTACAAAACTCTACTAGGAACTCAGGGGTTCCGAAAG GGAATTGATCTCTATTTTGAAAGACATGATGAGCAAGCAGTGACTTGTGAAGACTTCTTTGCTGCTATGCGTGATGCAAATAATGCAGACTTTGCTAATTTCTTGCAATG GTACTCTCAAGCTGGAACGCCCGTTGTCAAAGTGGTATCCTCTTACAATGCTGACGCTCGTACTTTCTCTTTAAAATTCAG TCAGGAGATACCTCCAACTCCAGGCCAGCCAACAAAAGAACCTACATTTATTCCAGTGGTTGTTGGTCTTTTGGACTCAAGTGGGAAAGACATTACTCTTTCCTCTGTTCATCATGATGGTACAGTGCAGACCATTTCAGGCAGCAGCACAATACTTCGAGTGACTAAG aaagaagaagagtttgtgTTTTCTGATATACCAGAAAGACCTGTTCCATCCCTATTTAGGGGATTCAGTGCCCCAGTTCGTGTTGAAACTGATCTCTCTAATGATGACTTATTCTTCCTCCTAGCACATGATTCAGATGAATTCAATAG GTGGGAGGCCGGTCAAGTTCTGGCAAGAAAGCTGATGCTGAACTTAGTTTCTGATTTCCAGCAAAATAAACCGTTGGCTCTAAACCCAAAATTTGTGCAAGGTCTCGGCAGTGTGCTTTCTGACTCAAGCTTGGACAAG GAATTTATAGCCAAAGCAATAACACTACCTGGGGAGGGAGAGATAATGGACATGATGGCCGTGGCGGATCCTGATGCTGTTCATGCTGTTAGAAAGTTTGTACGAAAGCAGCTTGCATCTGAACTTAAGGAGGAGCTTCTAAAGATA GTCGAGAACAATAGGAGCACAGAAGCTTATGTCTTTGACCACTCAAACATGGCGAGGCGTGCTTTGAAGAATACAGCTCTAG CTTATCTTGCATCTCTCGAAGATCCAGCATATATGGAACTTGCACTGAACGAATACAAGATGGCCACCAATTTGACCGACCAATTTGCTGCTTTGGCAGCTCTATCCCAGAACCCTGGTAAAACCCGTGACGACATTCTTGCCGACTTCTATAACAAGTGGCAGGACGATTACTTG GTTGTTAATAAATGGTTCCTCCTTCAATCAACATCCGACATTCCTGGCAATGTAGAGAATGTCAAGAAGCTTTTGGATCACCCAGCTTTCGATCTGCGCAACCCAAACAAGGCAA GTTTATTCGCTTATTGGAGGGTTCTGCGGTTCCCCAGTGAATTTCCATGCCAAGGATGGATCAGGTTACAAGTTCTTGGGTGA
- the UBC5 gene encoding ubiquitin-conjugating enzyme 5 (ubiquitin-conjugating enzyme 5 (UBC5); CONTAINS InterPro DOMAIN/s: Ubiquitin-conjugating enzyme/RWD-like (InterPro:IPR016135), Ubiquitin-conjugating enzyme, E2 (InterPro:IPR000608), Ubiquitin-conjugating enzyme (InterPro:IPR015581); BEST Arabidopsis thaliana protein match is: ubiquitin conjugating enzyme 4 (TAIR:AT5G41340.1); Has 8752 Blast hits to 8751 proteins in 386 species: Archae - 0; Bacteria - 0; Metazoa - 4011; Fungi - 1743; Plants - 1591; Viruses - 20; Other Eukaryotes - 1387 (source: NCBI BLink).) has protein sequence MSSPSKRREMDLMKLMMSDYKVEMINDGMQEFFVEFSGPKDSIYEGGVWKIRVELPDAYPYKSPSVGFITKIYHPNVDEMSGSVCLDVINQTWSPMFDLVNVFETFLPQLLLYPNPSDPLNGEAAALMMRDRPTYEQRVKEYCEKYAKPRADTEEMSSDDEMSEDEYASDGDDEDDVAIAGKLDP, from the exons aTGTCTTCGCCGAGCAAGCGTAGAGAAATGGATTTGATGaaact GATGATGAGTGACTACAAGGTGGAGATGATCAATGATGGCATGCAAGAGTTCTTTGTCGAATTCAGTGGACCCAAAGACA GTATATATGAGGGAGGTGTGTGGAAGATAAGAGTTGAACTTCCTGATGCTTATCCTTATAAATCTCCATCTGTTGGTTTCATTACCAAAATATACCACCCTAATGTCGATGAAAT GTCAGGTTCTGTTTGTCTAGATGTTATTAACCAGACCTGGAGCCCGATGTTCG ACCTGGTGAATGTGTTCGAGACATTTCTTCCGCAACTTCTTCTGTATCCGAATCCGTCAGATCCATTGAATGGTGAAGCAGCTGCATTGATGATGCGTGATCGTCCTACCTATGAACAGAGAGTTAAAG AGTATTGTGAGAAATACGCAAAGCCAAGGGCGGATACTGAGGAAATGTCTAGTGATGATGAAATGAGTGAAGATGAATATGCCTcggatggtgatgatgaagatgatgttgCAATCGCCGGTAAACTTGATCCTTAA
- the UBC5 gene encoding ubiquitin-conjugating enzyme 5, translating to MMSDYKVEMINDGMQEFFVEFSGPKDSIYEGGVWKIRVELPDAYPYKSPSVGFITKIYHPNVDEMSGSVCLDVINQTWSPMFDLVNVFETFLPQLLLYPNPSDPLNGEAAALMMRDRPTYEQRVKEYCEKYAKPRADTEEMSSDDEMSEDEYASDGDDEDDVAIAGKLDP from the exons ATGATGAGTGACTACAAGGTGGAGATGATCAATGATGGCATGCAAGAGTTCTTTGTCGAATTCAGTGGACCCAAAGACA GTATATATGAGGGAGGTGTGTGGAAGATAAGAGTTGAACTTCCTGATGCTTATCCTTATAAATCTCCATCTGTTGGTTTCATTACCAAAATATACCACCCTAATGTCGATGAAAT GTCAGGTTCTGTTTGTCTAGATGTTATTAACCAGACCTGGAGCCCGATGTTCG ACCTGGTGAATGTGTTCGAGACATTTCTTCCGCAACTTCTTCTGTATCCGAATCCGTCAGATCCATTGAATGGTGAAGCAGCTGCATTGATGATGCGTGATCGTCCTACCTATGAACAGAGAGTTAAAG AGTATTGTGAGAAATACGCAAAGCCAAGGGCGGATACTGAGGAAATGTCTAGTGATGATGAAATGAGTGAAGATGAATATGCCTcggatggtgatgatgaagatgatgttgCAATCGCCGGTAAACTTGATCCTTAA
- a CDS encoding Peptidase M1 family protein (Peptidase M1 family protein; FUNCTIONS IN: metallopeptidase activity, zinc ion binding; INVOLVED IN: response to cadmium ion, proteolysis; LOCATED IN: apoplast, chloroplast, plasma membrane; EXPRESSED IN: 26 plant structures; EXPRESSED DURING: 15 growth stages; CONTAINS InterPro DOMAIN/s: Peptidase M1, membrane alanine aminopeptidase (InterPro:IPR001930), Peptidase M1, membrane alanine aminopeptidase, N-terminal (InterPro:IPR014782), Peptidase M1, alanyl aminopeptidase (InterPro:IPR012779); BEST Arabidopsis thaliana protein match is: aminopeptidase M1 (TAIR:AT4G33090.1); Has 35333 Blast hits to 34131 proteins in 2444 species: Archae - 798; Bacteria - 22429; Metazoa - 974; Fungi - 991; Plants - 531; Viruses - 0; Other Eukaryotes - 9610 (source: NCBI BLink).), with protein MARLIIPCRSSSLARVNLLGLLSRAPVPVRSSCLRSSANRLTQHRPFLTSEAICLRKNRFLPHSVDTHKQNSRRLICSVATESVPDKAEDSKMDAPKEIFLKNYTKPDYYFETVDLSFSLGEEKTIVSSKIKVSPRVKGSSAALVLDGHDLKLLSVKVEGKLLKEGDYQLDSRHLTLPSLPAEESFVLEIDTEIYPHKNTSLEGLYKSSGNFCTQCEAEGFRKITFYQDRPDIMAKYTCRVEGDKTLYPVLLSNGNLISQGDIEGGRHYALWEDPFKKPCYLFALVAGQLVSRDDTFTTRSGRQVSLKIWTPAEDLPKTAHAMYSLKAAMKWDEDVFGLEYDLDLFNIVAVPDFNMGAMENKSLNIFNSKLVLASPETATDADYAAILGVIGHEYFHNWTGNRVTCRDWFQLSLKEGLTVFRDQEFSSDMGSRTVKRIADVSKLRIYQFPQDAGPMAHPVRPHSYIKVYEKVWLFTNSVLLYAGAEVVRMYKTLLGTQGFRKGIDLYFERHDEQAVTCEDFFAAMRDANNADFANFLQWYSQAGTPVVKVVSSYNADARTFSLKFSQEIPPTPGQPTKEPTFIPVVVGLLDSSGKDITLSSVHHDGTVQTISGSSTILRVTKKEEEFVFSDIPERPVPSLFRGFSAPVRVETDLSNDDLFFLLAHDSDEFNRWEAGQVLARKLMLNLVSDFQQNKPLALNPKFVQGLGSVLSDSSLDKEFIAKAITLPGEGEIMDMMAVADPDAVHAVRKFVRKQLASELKEELLKIVENNRSTEAYVFDHSNMARRALKNTALAYLASLEDPAYMELALNEYKMATNLTDQFAALAALSQNPGKTRDDILADFYNKWQDDYLVVNKWFLLQSTSDIPGNVENVKKLLDHPAFDLRNPNKVYSLIGGFCGSPVNFHAKDGSGYKFLGDIVVQLDKLNPQVKTPKLTCVFAVTYIM; from the exons ATGGCTCGGTTGATAATTCCTTGTCGAAGTTCGTCTCTGGCGAGAGTCAATCTTCTGGGTTTGCTCTCTCGTGCTCCT GTTCCTGTTAGAAGCAGTTGTCTTCGTAGTTCGGCAAACAGACTTACTCAACACAGACCGTTTCTTACTTCCGag GCCATTTGTTTGAGGAAGAATCGGTTTCTACCCCATTCTGTTGAT ACACATAAGCAAAACAGCAGGAGGCTCATTTGTTCTGTTGCCACAGAATCAGTTCCGGATAAAGCTGAAGATTCCAAAATGGATGCACCTAAAGAAATATTTCTCAAGAACTACACAAAGCCTGATTACTACTTTGAAACT gtGGATCTGAGCTTCTCTCTAggtgaagagaaaacaattgttaGCTCTAAAATCAAGGTTTCTCCTCGAGTTAAAG GATCTTCTGCTGCATTGGTCTTGGATGGACATGACTTGAAGCTACTTTCTGTCAAGGTTGAGGGGAAGCTTCTTAAG GAAGGGGATTACCAGTTGGACTCTCGCCATCTAACTCTTCCTTCGCTTCCAGCTGAGGAGTCCTTTGTTTTGGAGATTGATACTGAGATATACCCCCACAAGAATACTTCACTTGAG GGGCTTTACAAGTCTTCTGGGAATTTCTGCACACAGTGTGAAGCAGAAGGTTTCCGCAAAATTACATTTTACCAG GATCGTCCTGATATAATGGCTAAGTACACGTGTCGTGTGGAAGGTGACAAGACACTTTATCCTGTGTTATTGTCCAATGGAAACCTCATTTCTCAAGGAGATATAGAG GGTGGTCGACACTATGCCTTATGGGAGGATCCATTCAAGAAACCGTGCTATCTATTTGCTTTGGTGGCTGGACAGCTAGTGAGCAGAGATGATACATTTACCACACGCTCTGGTAGGCAGGTTTCCCTGAAAATCTGGACTCCTGCAGAAGATCTACCAAAGACTGCCCATGCCATGTATTCCCTAAAAGCGGCCATGAAGTGGGATGAGGAT GTGTTCGGGCTTGAGTATGACCTGGATCTCTTCAACATTGTTGCTGTTCCAGATTTTAACAT GGGAGCCATGGAAAACAAGAGTTTGAAT ATTTTTAATTCCAAGCTTGTCCTAGCATCTCCAGAAACAGCAACAGATGCAGATTACGCTGCAATTTTGGGTGTTATTGGTCATGAG TACTTTCACAATTGGACAGGGAACAG GGTGACATGCCGTGACTGGTTCCAACTCAGTCTAAAGGAAGGACTTACTGTCTTCCGTGACCAGGAATTTTCATCTGACATGGGAAGCCGAACTGTAAAGCGAATTGCTGATGTTTCAAAGCTTCGGATCTATCAATTTCCGCAG GATGCTGGTCCTATGGCACATCCTGTTCGCCCACATTCATACATCAAG GTTTATGAAAAGGTTTGGCTCTTTACCAATAGTGTTTTGTTATATGCA GGAGCTGAGGTCGTCAGGATGTACAAAACTCTACTAGGAACTCAGGGGTTCCGAAAG GGAATTGATCTCTATTTTGAAAGACATGATGAGCAAGCAGTGACTTGTGAAGACTTCTTTGCTGCTATGCGTGATGCAAATAATGCAGACTTTGCTAATTTCTTGCAATG GTACTCTCAAGCTGGAACGCCCGTTGTCAAAGTGGTATCCTCTTACAATGCTGACGCTCGTACTTTCTCTTTAAAATTCAG TCAGGAGATACCTCCAACTCCAGGCCAGCCAACAAAAGAACCTACATTTATTCCAGTGGTTGTTGGTCTTTTGGACTCAAGTGGGAAAGACATTACTCTTTCCTCTGTTCATCATGATGGTACAGTGCAGACCATTTCAGGCAGCAGCACAATACTTCGAGTGACTAAG aaagaagaagagtttgtgTTTTCTGATATACCAGAAAGACCTGTTCCATCCCTATTTAGGGGATTCAGTGCCCCAGTTCGTGTTGAAACTGATCTCTCTAATGATGACTTATTCTTCCTCCTAGCACATGATTCAGATGAATTCAATAG GTGGGAGGCCGGTCAAGTTCTGGCAAGAAAGCTGATGCTGAACTTAGTTTCTGATTTCCAGCAAAATAAACCGTTGGCTCTAAACCCAAAATTTGTGCAAGGTCTCGGCAGTGTGCTTTCTGACTCAAGCTTGGACAAG GAATTTATAGCCAAAGCAATAACACTACCTGGGGAGGGAGAGATAATGGACATGATGGCCGTGGCGGATCCTGATGCTGTTCATGCTGTTAGAAAGTTTGTACGAAAGCAGCTTGCATCTGAACTTAAGGAGGAGCTTCTAAAGATA GTCGAGAACAATAGGAGCACAGAAGCTTATGTCTTTGACCACTCAAACATGGCGAGGCGTGCTTTGAAGAATACAGCTCTAG CTTATCTTGCATCTCTCGAAGATCCAGCATATATGGAACTTGCACTGAACGAATACAAGATGGCCACCAATTTGACCGACCAATTTGCTGCTTTGGCAGCTCTATCCCAGAACCCTGGTAAAACCCGTGACGACATTCTTGCCGACTTCTATAACAAGTGGCAGGACGATTACTTG GTTGTTAATAAATGGTTCCTCCTTCAATCAACATCCGACATTCCTGGCAATGTAGAGAATGTCAAGAAGCTTTTGGATCACCCAGCTTTCGATCTGCGCAACCCAAACAAG GTTTATTCGCTTATTGGAGGGTTCTGCGGTTCCCCAGTGAATTTCCATGCCAAGGATGGATCAGGTTACAAGTTCTTGGGTGACATTGTTGTCCAGTTAGACAAATTGAACCCTCAGGTTAAAACTCCCAAATTAACTTGTGTCTTTGCAGTTACTTACATAATGTAA
- the IMP4 gene encoding Ribosomal RNA processing Brix domain protein (IMP4; CONTAINS InterPro DOMAIN/s: Brix domain (InterPro:IPR007109); BEST Arabidopsis thaliana protein match is: Ribosomal RNA processing Brix domain protein (TAIR:AT4G01560.1); Has 804 Blast hits to 801 proteins in 232 species: Archae - 12; Bacteria - 0; Metazoa - 253; Fungi - 267; Plants - 106; Viruses - 0; Other Eukaryotes - 166 (source: NCBI BLink).) gives MQRRLVRLKKEYIYRKSLEGDERKVYEQKRLIREALQEGKPIPTELRNVEAKLRQEIDLEDQNTAVPRSHIDDEYANATEADPKILLTTSRNPSAPLIRFTKELKFVFPNSQRINRGSQVISEIIETARSHDFTDVILVHEHRGVPDGLIISHLPFGPTAYFGLLNVVTRHDISDKKSIGKMPEQYPHLIFNNFTTQMGQRVGNILKHIFPAPKLDAKRIVTFSNQSDYISFRNHVYDKGEGGPKSIELKEIGPRFELRLYQVKLGTVEQNEAEIEWVIRPYMNTSKKRKFIGE, from the exons ATGCAACGCAGACTCGTAAGgttaaaaaaagagtatatCTACAGGAAAAGCTTGGAAGGTGATGAGCGTAAGGTCTATGAGCAGAAGCGGCTGATAAGAGAAGCCCTTCAAG AAGGAAAGCCGATTCCTACTGAGCTCCGAAACGTCGAAGCCAAGCTTCGACAAGAAATTGATCTTGAAGACCAAAACACAGCTG TTCCGCGGAGTCATATCGATGATGAATATGCAAATGCTACGGAAGCAGATCCAAAGATTTTGTTGACAACTTCTAGGAATCCAAGTGCTCCGCTCATCCGATTCACTAAg GAATTGAAGTTTGTGTTTCCTAACTCTCAGAGAATAAATCGTGGTAGTCAG GTCATTTCTGAGATCATTGAAACTGCTCGTTCCCATGATTTTACTGATGTTATATTGGTTCATGAGCACCGTGGTGTGCCTGATGGTCTCATTATCTCTCATCTCCCATTTGGACCAACTGCATACTTTGGATTACTTAATGTG GTAACAAGACATGATATTTCAGACAAGAAATCCATTGGAAAAATGCCTGAGCAATATCCTCATCtcatttttaacaactttacTACTCAG ATGGGTCAAAGAGTTGGAAACATCTTAAAACATATCTTCCCTGCTCCAAAACTGGATGCAAAACGTATAGTTACTTTTTCTAATCAATCCGATTATATATCATTCAG gaatcATGTCTATGATAAAGGAGAGGGAGGTCCAAAATCAATCGAGCTTAAAGAAATCGGTCCTCGATTTGAGTTGCGGCTCTACCAG GTGAAATTAGGAACTGTGGAACAAAATGAAGCAGAGATCGAATGGGTTATAAGACCGTACATGAACACCTCTAAAAAGCGCAAGTTCATCGGTGAATGA